In Micromonospora sp. WMMD980, the following are encoded in one genomic region:
- a CDS encoding FMN-binding glutamate synthase family protein: MSWARRAVPTAVAAVAAMAARDLLQRDHALRRNFPVLGRARYLIESIGPELRQYIVAGNDEERPFTRDQRRWVYASAKQENNYFGFGTDNDIEHTRGYPIIKHRTFGRAVPPSTPAAGHDVALPCAKVLGAARGRARAFRPESVVNISGMSFGSLSGNAVEALNRGAALAGCLHNTGEGGLSPYHRNGGELVFQLGTAYFGCRDERGRFSLDRLKDLVAGAPVRALEIKLSQGAKPSLGGLLPAAKVSAEIAATRGIPAGQDCVSPSRHAEFSDCDSLLDWVELLAAETGLPVGIKSAVGDLGFWAELTTLMRDTGRGVDFVTVDGGEGGTGAAPLIFSDSVSLPFQQGFSRVYRTFAERGLHEQVVFVGAGKLGLPDNAVVAFALGADMVNVGREAMLAIGCIQAQKCHTDTCPTGVATQNAWLARGLEPARKSVRAANYLRTLRRDLVKVAEACGVEHPGLIGTDSVEIVDGRTSATPLDQVYGYRPEWGLPSAADRAEIVRLMTPEAPRGGSAPPSATAVG; this comes from the coding sequence ATGAGCTGGGCCAGGAGAGCCGTACCCACCGCCGTCGCCGCCGTCGCCGCCATGGCCGCGCGGGACCTGCTGCAACGCGACCACGCGCTGCGGCGCAACTTCCCCGTCCTGGGCCGCGCCCGCTACCTGATCGAGTCGATCGGGCCCGAGCTGCGCCAGTACATCGTGGCCGGCAACGACGAGGAACGGCCCTTCACCCGTGACCAGCGACGCTGGGTGTACGCGTCGGCGAAGCAGGAGAACAACTACTTCGGGTTCGGCACCGACAACGACATCGAGCACACCCGCGGCTACCCGATCATCAAGCACCGTACGTTCGGCCGGGCCGTGCCCCCGTCGACCCCGGCCGCCGGGCACGACGTGGCGCTGCCGTGCGCCAAGGTGCTGGGCGCGGCCCGTGGGCGGGCGCGGGCGTTCCGGCCGGAGTCGGTGGTCAACATCTCCGGGATGAGCTTCGGCTCGCTCTCCGGCAACGCGGTCGAGGCGCTGAACCGGGGCGCCGCGCTCGCCGGCTGCCTGCACAACACCGGCGAGGGCGGGCTGTCGCCATACCATCGCAACGGCGGTGAGCTGGTCTTCCAGCTCGGCACCGCCTACTTCGGCTGTCGGGACGAGCGCGGCCGGTTCAGCCTGGACCGGCTCAAGGACCTGGTGGCCGGCGCGCCGGTGCGGGCGTTGGAGATCAAGCTCAGTCAGGGCGCCAAGCCGAGCCTCGGCGGCCTGCTGCCGGCCGCGAAGGTCTCCGCCGAGATCGCCGCCACCCGGGGCATCCCGGCGGGGCAGGACTGCGTCAGCCCGTCGCGGCACGCCGAGTTCTCCGACTGCGACAGCCTGCTGGACTGGGTGGAGCTGCTCGCCGCCGAGACCGGCCTGCCGGTCGGCATCAAGTCCGCCGTGGGTGACCTGGGCTTCTGGGCGGAGCTGACCACGCTGATGCGCGACACCGGCCGGGGCGTGGACTTCGTCACCGTCGACGGCGGCGAGGGCGGCACCGGCGCCGCCCCGCTGATCTTCAGCGACTCGGTGTCGCTGCCGTTCCAGCAGGGCTTCTCCCGGGTCTACCGGACGTTCGCCGAACGCGGCCTGCACGAGCAGGTGGTGTTCGTCGGCGCCGGCAAGCTCGGCCTGCCGGACAACGCGGTGGTCGCGTTCGCGCTCGGCGCCGACATGGTGAACGTGGGCCGGGAGGCGATGCTGGCGATCGGCTGCATCCAGGCGCAGAAGTGCCACACGGACACCTGCCCGACCGGCGTCGCCACCCAGAACGCGTGGCTGGCCCGCGGCCTGGAACCGGCCCGCAAGTCGGTGCGCGCGGCCAACTACCTCCGCACGCTCCGCCGCGACCTGGTCAAGGTCGCCGAGGCGTGCGGCGTCGAGCATCCCGGCCTGATCGGCACCGACTCCGTCGAGATCGTCGACGGCCGGACCAGCGCCACCCCGCTGGACCAGGTGTACGGCTACCGGCCGGAGTGGGGGCTGCCGTCCGCCGCCGACCGGGCGGAGATCGTCCGACTGATGACGCCGGAGGCCCCGCGCGGCGGCAGCGCGCCCCCCTCGGCCACCGCCGTCGGCTGA
- a CDS encoding sugar efflux transporter, whose translation MAVDTRPAARAGRLRLLPLALMFLSVGLSVAVVLPFLSLFLDSAVGAGPVRVTVFLVVAPLSGVAVSTLVGRLSDRWPIRRRLLVGAALAGMVGAGLTAFVRDYWVLLALTVTAVALANSLFPQSFAYARQLLDRDSPGRAALGISVMRTVFSLAWVAGPALAAVLLSVGGFRLVYGVAAGMYATAALVAALRLEELPLAARPAVDAPGAELPGAPRWRLVFTVAAFVLVQCPMTLGVQALPLFIGRDLGGEPADAGLVLGLCAALEIPLMLGLGALTARVPLRPLILFGAGCGVVYYAVAAAAPSVAVLLLAQPVNATFIAAVSGVAITYVQDLLPGQPGRATTLFTNSFPIGAMLAGPLLGIAAQAGFRWAYVMSTALCGAGLLVLLLTRPHPPVRA comes from the coding sequence ATGGCTGTGGACACCAGGCCGGCGGCGCGCGCCGGCCGCCTTCGCCTGCTCCCCCTTGCGCTGATGTTCCTCAGCGTCGGCCTGTCCGTCGCCGTGGTGCTGCCGTTCCTGTCGCTGTTCCTGGACAGCGCGGTCGGCGCGGGGCCGGTGCGGGTGACCGTGTTCCTGGTCGTCGCGCCGCTGTCCGGCGTCGCGGTCTCCACGCTGGTCGGCCGCCTGTCGGACCGGTGGCCGATCCGTCGCCGGCTGCTCGTCGGCGCGGCGCTGGCCGGGATGGTGGGGGCGGGCCTGACCGCCTTCGTCCGCGACTACTGGGTCCTGCTGGCGCTGACCGTGACCGCCGTCGCGCTGGCCAACTCGCTGTTCCCGCAGTCGTTCGCCTACGCGCGCCAACTCCTCGACCGGGACAGTCCGGGCCGGGCCGCCCTGGGGATCAGCGTCATGCGTACCGTGTTCTCGCTGGCCTGGGTGGCCGGCCCGGCGCTGGCCGCCGTGCTGCTCTCGGTCGGCGGCTTCCGGCTGGTCTACGGCGTGGCGGCCGGCATGTACGCGACGGCGGCGCTGGTGGCCGCCCTCCGACTGGAGGAGTTGCCGCTCGCGGCTCGGCCGGCCGTCGACGCCCCGGGCGCCGAGCTGCCCGGGGCCCCGCGGTGGCGGCTGGTGTTCACCGTGGCCGCGTTCGTCCTGGTGCAGTGCCCGATGACGCTCGGCGTGCAGGCGTTGCCACTGTTCATCGGCCGGGACCTGGGTGGCGAGCCGGCCGACGCGGGGCTCGTGCTGGGGTTGTGCGCGGCGTTGGAGATCCCCCTGATGCTCGGGTTGGGGGCGTTGACCGCGCGGGTCCCACTGCGCCCGCTGATCCTGTTCGGCGCCGGATGCGGCGTCGTCTACTACGCGGTCGCCGCCGCGGCGCCGTCCGTCGCGGTGCTGTTGCTGGCGCAGCCGGTCAACGCCACGTTCATCGCGGCGGTGTCGGGCGTCGCCATCACCTACGTGCAGGACCTGCTGCCCGGCCAACCCGGGCGGGCGACCACGCTGTTCACCAACTCGTTCCCGATCGGCGCCATGCTCGCCGGTCCGCTGCTCGGGATCGCCGCGCAGGCGGGTTTCCGCTGGGCGTACGTCATGAGCACCGCGCTGTGCGGCGCCGGCCTGCTGGTCCTGCTGCTGACCCGGCCCCACCCGCCGGTGCGGGCGTGA
- a CDS encoding sigma-70 family RNA polymerase sigma factor, whose amino-acid sequence MSGKWTEAEVALDDEEIVTRVRAGDREAYDLLVARHTASAYRTAVLLGAGPDAEDVIQEAFVKAYRKLSRYRGDASFRSWLLAIVANESRNLHRSRGRRDGLVLRAAAAEPATGATEADGLGAVLAAERRTALVAALRRLPARDREVITCRYLLDLTEEETVTVLGLPRGTVKSRTHRALAKLRGLLDREVAHRG is encoded by the coding sequence ATGTCAGGGAAGTGGACCGAGGCGGAGGTTGCCCTGGACGACGAGGAGATCGTCACCCGCGTACGCGCCGGTGACCGGGAGGCGTACGACCTCCTGGTCGCCCGGCACACCGCGTCCGCGTACCGGACGGCGGTGCTGCTGGGCGCCGGTCCGGACGCGGAGGACGTCATCCAGGAGGCGTTCGTGAAGGCGTACCGGAAGTTGTCCCGCTACCGGGGTGACGCGTCGTTCCGGTCCTGGCTGCTCGCGATCGTGGCCAACGAGAGCCGCAACCTGCACCGCTCGCGCGGGCGGCGGGACGGGCTGGTGCTGCGGGCCGCGGCGGCGGAACCGGCGACCGGGGCCACCGAGGCGGACGGGCTCGGCGCGGTCCTCGCCGCCGAACGCCGGACGGCGCTGGTGGCGGCGCTGCGCCGGCTGCCCGCCCGGGACCGCGAGGTGATCACCTGCCGGTACCTGCTCGACCTCACCGAGGAGGAGACCGTGACCGTGCTGGGGCTGCCCCGGGGCACGGTGAAGTCGCGCACCCACCGCGCCCTGGCGAAGCTGCGTGGCCTGCTCGACCGCGAGGTGGCGCACCGTGGATGA
- a CDS encoding class I SAM-dependent methyltransferase yields MTGHHHPHRQDPPADTDPAEFWDGRYGQSDRIWSGRVNPVLAEVAGALPPGTALDLGCGEGGDAIWLARQGWQVTAVDISAVALERLAVEAERAGVADRITAVRRDLLADGFPTGSFDLVSAQFFQSPLALPREKVLPPAAEVVASGGRLLVVEHGAPPPWSGLDPDDPRFASPAEIIAAIDLDPDGWETERLGESRRTATHDGHTGELVDHVVLVRRR; encoded by the coding sequence ATGACCGGACACCACCACCCGCACCGCCAGGACCCGCCGGCGGACACCGACCCGGCCGAGTTCTGGGACGGGCGCTACGGGCAGTCCGACCGGATCTGGAGCGGCCGGGTGAACCCGGTGCTCGCCGAGGTGGCCGGCGCGCTGCCGCCCGGCACCGCGCTCGACCTGGGCTGCGGCGAGGGCGGTGACGCCATCTGGCTGGCCCGGCAGGGCTGGCAGGTCACCGCCGTGGACATCTCCGCCGTCGCGTTGGAGCGGCTCGCGGTCGAGGCGGAGCGGGCCGGCGTGGCGGACCGGATCACCGCCGTGCGCCGCGACCTGCTGGCCGACGGCTTCCCGACCGGCTCCTTCGACCTGGTGTCGGCGCAGTTCTTCCAGTCCCCGCTGGCCCTGCCCCGGGAGAAGGTGCTGCCCCCGGCGGCCGAGGTGGTGGCGTCCGGCGGCCGGCTGCTCGTCGTCGAGCACGGCGCCCCGCCGCCCTGGTCCGGCCTCGACCCCGACGACCCGCGGTTCGCCAGTCCGGCCGAGATCATCGCCGCGATCGACCTCGACCCGGACGGCTGGGAGACCGAGCGGCTCGGCGAGTCCCGCCGCACCGCCACCCACGACGGCCACACCGGTGAACTGGTCGACCACGTGGTCCTGGTCCGCCGCCGCTGA
- a CDS encoding carboxyl transferase domain-containing protein, with the protein MFTRVAIVNRGEAAMRLIHAVRELAAETGSRIETVALHTDVDRTATFVREADVAYDLGPASARPYLDLKVLERALVETGADAAWVGWGFVAEDPAFAELCEKVGVTFVGPSPDAMRKLGDKIGAKLIAEEVGVPVAPWSRGAVESLEAAVAAAKQIGYPLMLKATAGGGGRGIRVVRSDADLVDAYERTSQEAARAFGSGVVFLERLVTGARHVEVQVIADGQGTAWALGVRDCSVQRRNQKVIEESASPVLSPEQTAELKASAERLAVAVGYRGAATVEFLYHPGDRLFAFLEVNTRLQVEHPITESTTGFDLVKAQLHVAGGGRLEGTPPVERGHAIEARLNAEDPDRDFAPSPGRITRLDLPAGPGIRVDTGVSEGDTIPADFDSMIAKIIAYGRDRDEALGRLRRAMANTIVVIEGGATNKSFVLDLLDQPEVIDASADTGWIDRVRGEGRLVAHRHSAVALAAAAIEAYEEDETAERQRLLSTAAGGRPQVQHRSGRPLDLKLRGVSYRMRVARVGAHRFRVGVEVGGDARTADVELDRFDRHTGQIVVNGVRYRLLTGVHGPVHLVEVDGVTHRISRDEGGVVRSPMPALVVATPLEIGAEVEAGAPVLVLEAMKMETVLRAPFRARLKESAVAVGTQVEAGAPLLRLEPLADTDDETAAAPDEPAVELDLPAAPADAPARSRAERGREDLRGLLLGFDVDPHDERRVLDDYLDARRAATDAGHRPLAEELELVDVFADLAELSRNRPSGEDAPGGHLHSAREHFHTYLQSLDVERAGSPEPFRARLAKALGHYGVTELDRSPALEAAVFRIFLAQQRATADATAIAALLRSWLREPPPDEALREPAGLALERLIAATQVRFPVVADLARGVVFAWFAQPLLRRNRARVYARVRAHLRHLDAHPDAPDRAERVADMVRSTEPLVRLLGQRLVRDNLDNATMLEVLTRRYYGNKALTGVRTRTAGGCVFVVAGRASSSVVSAAVRFDALGDALRGLAEVSQGEEAVDADIYLAWESQPEDQDATAAALLDVINAHPLPERVRRLTTTVAGRSGAVMHHHFTFRPDSTAMAEARLIRGLHPYIAQRMQLERLHGFDLTRLPSLDEEVYLFQAAARENPSDQRLVAFAQVRDLTELREQDGRLVALPTTEDTVAACIDSIRRAQSRRPSKVRFPTNRIVIYVWPPSELTREEMELIAARVAPTTVGADLEEILFIGRQRDRRTGELVKVGVRITFDVTGHGRLTVGEPPTEAVQPLDDYRLKVLRAASRNTVYPYELTGLLGDFTEHDLDAAHELVPVDRPKGRNSAAIVAGVVTTPTPRHPQGVTRVVLLGDPTKSLGALSEPECRRVIAALDLAERLGVPLEWYALSAGARISMTSGTENMDWVAAALKRIVEFTQAGGEINIVVAGITVGAQPYWNAEATMLMHTKGVLVMTPDSAMVLTGKQSLDFSGGVSAEDNFGIGGYDRVMGPNGQAQYWAPDLPAARDVLMAHYDHTYVAPGEDAPRRAATTDPVDRDVTTFPHTVAGSDFTTVGEIFSATANPDRKKPFDIRTVMRALADQDHPVLERWAGMADAETAVVQDVHLGGIPVCLLGIESRSVPRHGFPPTDGPDTYTAGTLFPRSSKKAARAINAASGNRPLVVLANLSGFDGSPESMRKLQLEYGAEIGRAIVNFRGPIVFCVISRYHGGAFVVFSKALNPAMTVLAIEGSYASVLGGAPAAAVVFAGEVAARTATDPRVRELEGRISAAAVTDRATLTAELDELRSSVRAEKLGEVATEFDRVHSIQRAVEVGSVDAVIRAAELRPRVIEAIGTHPN; encoded by the coding sequence GTGTTCACCCGTGTCGCCATCGTCAACCGTGGTGAGGCCGCCATGCGGCTCATCCACGCGGTCCGGGAACTGGCCGCGGAGACCGGCAGCCGGATCGAGACCGTCGCGCTCCACACCGACGTCGACCGCACCGCCACGTTCGTCCGCGAGGCGGACGTCGCCTACGACCTCGGGCCCGCCTCCGCCCGCCCGTACCTCGACCTGAAGGTGCTGGAACGCGCGCTGGTGGAGACCGGCGCGGACGCCGCGTGGGTCGGCTGGGGCTTCGTGGCCGAGGACCCGGCCTTCGCCGAGCTGTGCGAGAAGGTCGGCGTCACGTTCGTCGGGCCGAGCCCGGACGCCATGCGCAAGCTCGGCGACAAGATCGGCGCGAAGCTGATCGCCGAGGAGGTCGGTGTGCCGGTCGCACCGTGGAGCCGCGGCGCCGTGGAGAGCCTGGAGGCGGCGGTGGCCGCCGCGAAGCAGATCGGCTACCCGCTGATGCTGAAGGCCACCGCGGGCGGCGGCGGGCGCGGCATCCGGGTGGTCCGCAGCGACGCCGACCTGGTCGACGCCTACGAGCGCACCAGCCAGGAGGCCGCCCGGGCGTTCGGCAGCGGCGTGGTGTTCCTGGAGCGCCTGGTCACCGGCGCCCGGCACGTCGAGGTGCAGGTGATCGCGGACGGGCAGGGCACCGCGTGGGCGCTCGGCGTCCGGGACTGCTCGGTGCAGCGGCGCAACCAGAAGGTGATCGAGGAGTCCGCGTCGCCGGTGCTGAGCCCGGAGCAGACCGCCGAGCTGAAGGCGTCCGCGGAACGGCTGGCCGTGGCGGTCGGCTACCGGGGAGCGGCGACGGTGGAGTTCCTCTACCACCCCGGCGACCGGCTGTTCGCTTTCCTGGAGGTCAACACCCGGCTCCAGGTCGAGCACCCCATCACCGAGTCGACCACCGGCTTCGACCTGGTCAAGGCGCAGTTGCACGTCGCCGGCGGCGGCCGGCTGGAGGGCACGCCGCCGGTCGAACGCGGGCACGCGATCGAGGCACGGCTCAACGCCGAGGACCCGGACCGGGACTTCGCCCCCTCCCCCGGCCGGATCACCCGGCTGGACCTGCCCGCCGGGCCGGGCATCCGGGTGGACACCGGGGTCAGCGAGGGCGACACCATCCCGGCCGACTTCGACTCCATGATCGCCAAGATCATCGCGTACGGGCGGGACCGGGACGAGGCGCTCGGCCGGCTGCGCCGGGCGATGGCGAACACCATCGTGGTGATCGAGGGCGGCGCCACCAACAAGAGCTTCGTGCTCGACCTGCTCGACCAACCCGAGGTGATCGACGCCAGCGCGGACACCGGCTGGATCGACCGGGTCCGGGGCGAGGGCCGGCTCGTCGCGCACCGGCACTCCGCGGTGGCGCTGGCCGCCGCCGCGATCGAGGCGTACGAGGAGGACGAGACCGCCGAACGGCAACGGCTGCTGTCCACCGCCGCCGGCGGCCGCCCGCAGGTGCAGCACCGCAGCGGCCGGCCGCTGGACCTGAAGCTGCGCGGGGTGAGCTACCGGATGCGGGTGGCCCGGGTCGGCGCGCACCGGTTCCGGGTCGGTGTCGAGGTCGGCGGCGACGCCCGCACCGCGGACGTCGAGCTGGACCGCTTCGACCGGCACACGGGGCAGATCGTCGTCAACGGGGTCCGCTACCGGCTGCTCACCGGCGTCCACGGGCCGGTCCACCTGGTCGAGGTGGACGGCGTCACGCATCGGATCAGCCGGGACGAGGGCGGCGTGGTCCGCTCCCCGATGCCGGCGCTCGTCGTCGCCACCCCGCTGGAGATCGGCGCGGAGGTCGAGGCCGGCGCGCCGGTGCTGGTGCTGGAGGCGATGAAGATGGAGACGGTGCTGCGCGCGCCGTTCCGGGCCCGCCTCAAGGAGTCCGCCGTCGCGGTCGGCACCCAGGTGGAGGCCGGCGCGCCGCTGCTGCGCCTGGAGCCGCTCGCCGACACCGACGACGAGACCGCCGCCGCACCGGACGAGCCGGCCGTGGAGCTGGACCTGCCGGCCGCGCCCGCCGACGCGCCGGCGCGCAGCCGGGCCGAGCGTGGCCGGGAGGATCTGCGCGGCCTGCTGCTCGGCTTCGACGTCGACCCGCACGACGAGCGCCGGGTGCTCGACGACTACCTCGACGCGCGGCGGGCCGCCACCGACGCCGGGCACCGGCCGCTGGCCGAGGAGTTGGAGTTGGTCGACGTCTTCGCCGACCTGGCCGAGCTGAGCCGCAACCGGCCCTCCGGCGAGGACGCCCCGGGCGGTCACCTGCACAGCGCCCGCGAGCACTTCCACACCTACCTGCAGAGCCTCGACGTGGAGCGGGCCGGGTCGCCGGAGCCGTTCCGGGCCCGCCTGGCCAAGGCGCTCGGCCACTACGGCGTCACCGAGCTGGACCGCTCCCCGGCGCTCGAGGCCGCGGTGTTCCGGATCTTCCTGGCTCAGCAGCGGGCCACCGCCGACGCCACCGCGATCGCCGCGCTGCTGCGCTCGTGGCTGCGGGAGCCGCCGCCGGACGAGGCGCTGCGCGAGCCGGCGGGCCTGGCCCTGGAACGGCTGATCGCGGCCACCCAGGTCCGTTTCCCGGTCGTCGCCGACCTGGCCCGGGGCGTGGTCTTCGCCTGGTTCGCCCAGCCGCTGCTGCGCCGCAACCGGGCCCGGGTGTACGCGCGGGTCCGCGCCCACCTGCGGCACCTCGACGCCCACCCGGACGCGCCGGACCGCGCCGAGCGGGTGGCCGACATGGTGCGCAGCACCGAGCCGCTGGTCCGGCTGCTCGGTCAGCGACTGGTCCGCGACAACCTCGACAACGCCACCATGCTGGAGGTGCTGACCCGCCGCTACTACGGCAACAAGGCACTCACCGGCGTGCGCACCCGCACGGCCGGAGGCTGCGTGTTCGTGGTGGCCGGCCGCGCCTCGTCGAGCGTCGTCTCCGCCGCGGTCCGGTTCGACGCGCTCGGCGACGCGCTGCGCGGGCTGGCCGAGGTGTCCCAGGGCGAGGAGGCGGTCGACGCCGACATCTACCTGGCCTGGGAGAGCCAGCCGGAGGACCAGGACGCCACCGCCGCCGCGCTGCTCGACGTGATCAACGCGCACCCGCTGCCCGAGCGGGTCCGCCGGCTCACCACCACCGTTGCCGGGCGCAGCGGCGCGGTGATGCACCACCACTTCACGTTCCGCCCGGACAGCACCGCGATGGCCGAGGCACGGCTGATCCGCGGCCTGCACCCGTACATCGCGCAGCGGATGCAGTTGGAGCGGTTGCACGGGTTCGACCTGACCCGGCTGCCCTCGCTGGACGAGGAGGTCTACCTCTTCCAGGCGGCGGCCCGGGAGAACCCGTCCGACCAGCGGCTGGTGGCGTTCGCGCAGGTACGCGACCTGACCGAGCTGCGGGAGCAGGACGGTCGGCTGGTCGCGCTGCCGACCACCGAGGACACGGTGGCCGCCTGCATCGACTCGATCCGCCGGGCGCAGTCCCGGCGGCCGTCGAAGGTCCGGTTCCCGACCAACCGGATCGTCATCTACGTCTGGCCGCCGAGCGAGCTGACCCGCGAGGAGATGGAGCTGATCGCCGCCCGGGTGGCCCCGACGACGGTCGGCGCCGATCTGGAGGAGATCCTGTTCATCGGGCGGCAGCGCGACCGTCGCACCGGCGAGCTGGTCAAGGTCGGCGTGCGGATCACCTTCGACGTCACCGGGCACGGGCGGCTCACCGTCGGCGAGCCGCCGACCGAGGCGGTCCAGCCGCTGGACGACTACCGCCTCAAGGTGCTGCGCGCGGCCAGCCGCAACACGGTCTACCCGTACGAGCTGACCGGCCTGCTCGGCGACTTCACCGAGCACGACCTGGACGCCGCGCACGAGCTGGTGCCGGTGGACCGGCCCAAGGGCCGCAACTCCGCGGCGATCGTGGCCGGCGTGGTGACCACACCGACGCCTCGGCACCCGCAGGGCGTCACCCGGGTGGTGCTTCTCGGCGACCCGACCAAGTCGCTCGGCGCACTCTCCGAGCCGGAGTGCCGGCGGGTGATCGCCGCGCTCGACCTGGCCGAGCGGCTGGGCGTGCCGCTGGAGTGGTACGCGCTCTCCGCCGGCGCCCGCATCTCGATGACCTCGGGCACCGAGAACATGGACTGGGTCGCCGCCGCGCTCAAGCGGATCGTCGAGTTCACCCAGGCCGGCGGTGAGATCAACATCGTGGTGGCGGGCATCACCGTGGGCGCCCAGCCCTACTGGAACGCCGAGGCCACGATGCTCATGCACACCAAGGGTGTGCTGGTCATGACGCCGGACTCGGCCATGGTGCTCACCGGCAAGCAGTCACTGGACTTCTCCGGCGGCGTGTCCGCCGAGGACAACTTCGGCATCGGCGGCTACGACCGGGTGATGGGCCCGAACGGGCAGGCGCAGTACTGGGCGCCGGATCTGCCGGCCGCGCGCGACGTGCTGATGGCGCACTACGACCACACGTACGTGGCGCCGGGCGAGGACGCGCCGCGGCGGGCGGCCACCACCGACCCGGTGGACCGGGACGTGACCACGTTCCCGCACACGGTGGCCGGCAGCGACTTCACCACGGTCGGGGAGATCTTCTCGGCCACCGCGAACCCGGACCGGAAGAAGCCGTTCGACATCCGTACCGTGATGCGGGCCCTCGCCGACCAGGACCATCCGGTGCTGGAGCGGTGGGCCGGCATGGCCGACGCGGAGACCGCGGTGGTGCAGGACGTGCACCTCGGCGGCATCCCGGTGTGCCTGCTCGGCATCGAGTCCCGGTCGGTGCCCCGGCACGGCTTCCCGCCCACCGACGGCCCGGACACCTACACCGCCGGCACGCTGTTCCCCCGCTCCTCGAAGAAGGCGGCGCGGGCGATCAACGCGGCCAGCGGCAACCGGCCGCTCGTGGTGCTGGCCAACCTGTCCGGCTTCGACGGCTCGCCGGAGTCGATGCGCAAGCTGCAACTGGAGTACGGCGCCGAGATCGGCCGGGCGATCGTCAACTTCCGCGGCCCGATCGTGTTCTGCGTGATCTCGCGCTACCACGGCGGCGCGTTCGTGGTGTTCTCCAAGGCGCTCAACCCGGCCATGACCGTGCTGGCGATCGAGGGCTCGTACGCCTCGGTGCTCGGCGGCGCGCCGGCCGCCGCCGTGGTCTTCGCCGGCGAGGTCGCCGCGCGCACCGCGACCGATCCCCGGGTACGCGAGCTGGAGGGCCGGATCTCGGCCGCCGCGGTCACCGACCGCGCCACGCTGACCGCGGAACTGGACGAGCTGCGCTCGTCGGTGCGCGCGGAGAAGCTGGGCGAGGTGGCCACCGAGTTCGACCGGGTGCACAGCATCCAGCGCGCGGTCGAGGTCGGCTCGGTGGACGCGGTGATCCGCGCCGCCGAGCTGCGTCCCCGCGTCATCGAGGCGATCGGGACGCATCCGAACTGA
- a CDS encoding DUF2188 domain-containing protein, with amino-acid sequence MAKGDIDTYQQDGQWKNRPEGNDRATSRHDTKAEAEAAGRDMAAERGTEHVIKKQDGTIGEKNTYPRSRDPREIPG; translated from the coding sequence ATGGCCAAGGGCGACATCGACACCTACCAGCAGGACGGGCAGTGGAAGAACCGCCCCGAGGGCAACGACCGGGCGACCAGCCGCCACGACACCAAGGCGGAGGCGGAGGCGGCCGGCCGGGACATGGCGGCCGAGCGCGGCACCGAGCACGTGATCAAGAAGCAGGACGGCACGATCGGCGAGAAGAACACGTACCCGCGCAGCCGCGACCCCCGCGAGATCCCGGGCTGA
- a CDS encoding DUF5872 domain-containing protein, which translates to MAKYTKPELREQLKEEIKASDKGGRPGQWSARKSQLLTNEYKKRGGGFAGPKDARQRSLQRWGGEQWQTRSGDTRARHDGETERYLPKQAWEELSEKDRRATDTRKRRASRSGRQYVPNTGPAKRARRDATAAEQVNELPVAEAVKLVRDLGRRQLDAALRRERRGQARSTLIRRLESELRRRTA; encoded by the coding sequence ATGGCGAAGTACACGAAGCCGGAACTCCGGGAGCAGCTCAAGGAGGAGATCAAGGCCTCCGACAAGGGGGGCCGGCCGGGGCAGTGGTCGGCCCGCAAGTCGCAGCTGCTGACGAACGAGTACAAGAAGCGTGGCGGGGGCTTCGCGGGTCCGAAGGACGCACGGCAGCGCTCGTTGCAGCGCTGGGGCGGCGAGCAGTGGCAGACCCGCTCCGGTGACACGCGGGCGCGGCACGACGGCGAAACCGAGCGCTACCTGCCGAAACAGGCATGGGAGGAGCTGTCGGAGAAGGACCGGCGGGCGACCGACACCCGCAAGCGGCGCGCCTCGCGCTCCGGCCGGCAGTACGTCCCGAACACCGGCCCGGCGAAGCGGGCCCGGCGGGACGCGACAGCCGCCGAGCAGGTCAACGAACTGCCGGTGGCCGAGGCGGTCAAGCTGGTGCGCGACCTCGGCCGGCGCCAGCTCGACGCGGCGCTGCGCCGGGAGCGCCGTGGCCAGGCCCGCAGCACGCTGATCCGGCGGCTGGAGTCGGAACTCCGCCGCCGGACAGCGTGA